The genomic interval GTGATCTATTGAAAGATCGCAAATTCCTAGTGGTGGTTGATGATGTATGGCAGAGAGAAGCATGGGAGAGTTTGAAAAGAGCATTCCCGGATGGCAAGAAGGGCAGCAGAGTCATTATTACCACGCGCAAAGAGGATGTCGCTGAAAGAGCAGACGACAGAGGTTTTGTTCATAAGCTTCGTTTCCAAAGtcaagaagaaagttgggaTCTCTTTTGTAGGAAACTACTTGATGTTCGAGCAATGGTTCCAGAAATGGAAAGTCTAGCTAAGGATATGGTGGAAAAGTGTGGAGGCTTACCTCTTGCAATTGTTGTATTGAGCGGACTACTTTCACATAAAAAGGGGCTAAACGAATGGCAAATGGTGAAAGATCACCTTTGGAAGAACATTAAAGaagataaatctattgaaaTCTCCAACATACTATCCTTAAGCTACAATGATTTGTCAACTGCGCTCAAGCAGTGTTTTCTCTACTTTGGTATTTTACCAGAAGATCAAGTGCTCGGGGCTGATAACATAATACGGTTGTGGATGGCCGAGGGTTTCATACCCAGAGGACAAGAAAGAATGGAGGATGTCGCTGAAGGCTTCTTGAATGAACTGATAAGACGAAGCTTGGTTCAAGTGGCTTATACAAGTTGGGAAAGAGTTACTGAATGTAGGGTTCATGATTTACTCCATGATCTTGCGATACAAAAGGCATTGGAGGTAAACTTCTTTGACATTTATGATCCAAGAAGCCACTCCATATCCTCTTTATGTATCAGACATGTGATTCATAGTCAAGGAGAAAGGTACCTCTCACTTGATCTTTCTAACTTAAAGTTGAGGTCAGTTATGTTCTTCGATCCAGATTTTCGTGAGATGCGTCTTATAAACTTCAGGAGTGTGTTCCAACATCTATATGTGTTGTACTTGGATATAGATGAATTGTCTATAGTACCTGATGCCATAGGAAGTTTGTACCACCTCAAGTTCTTAAGATTGAGAGGTATCCGTGATGTTCCCTCTTCCATTGGCAACCTCAAGAATCTACAGACACTTGTTGTCAATGAGGGGGGATACTCTTGCAAACTACCCTGCGAGACAGCTGACCTGATAAATTTAAGACATTTAATTGCTCCGTATTCAAAACCTCTGGCACATATAAGCAAACTCACTAGCCTTCAAGTTCTTAAAGGTGTTGTTTGTGATCAATGGAAGGATGTTGACCCTATTGATTTAGTCAATCTTAGAGAATTAAGCATGGAGTTTATTAAGAAATCTTACTCCCTAAACAACATTAGCAGCTTGAAAAACCTTAGCACTCTCGCATTGTTGGGTGAATTTGACAACCCATTTCCATCCcttgaatttgttaattgttGTGAAAAGCTCCAGAAATTGTGGTTAGATGGGAGAATAGAGAAACTGCCTCTGTTTCCAAATTCCATCACAATGATGCTTCTTGAGAACTCAAAACTGACGGAAGATCCGATGCCTATTTTGGGAATGTTGCCAAACCTAAGGGATCTCCAATTGAGAAGAGCTtatgaaggaaaagaaataatgtgCAGTGATAACAGCTTCAGTCAACTAGAGTTCCTTCAACTTGAGTATCTTTGGAACCTAGAAAGATGGGATTTAGACACAAGTGCCATGCCTCTGATTAAAGGTCTTGGTATTCATAACTGTCCAAATTTAAAGGAGATTCCTGAGAGAATGAAATACGTGGAGCTGTTGAAGCGGTCTAATAAATACCTGAAGCTTTTTGAGTGACTGTAATTGGTTATTAATTTCAGGGCTGTCAGTGAGAGTggttttagtgtttgatttcttattattgttttaaGCTTTTTGAGTGACTGTAATTGGTTTGAACATAATTGTTTTTGCCAAAAATGATTTTGTGATGTTTTAATTAATTGGTCTACTGTATGTTCTCTTGCTTATCCACATTTAAGACAATGGTTTTTAcgttaaaatgaaattaaaaatattatatggtaCTCTCTCTTGTccacaatttattattttttgtttctcttttatataaataatactagATAAGAGTGCCCGGActcaatatttgttattttcttgtcTCACTTTATGTGACATAAGTAAAAGTGcccgggcccaataatatatgTAACTTCCCTTGTCCTAATATATGTAGCACaaatactttttacgtagttttcaaattaaataacaatactTTTTACTtagttttcaaattaaataacaatacttttttacgtagttttcaaattaaataatacatgttactTCTTTTTCCCATTTTAAGTGACACCGAcagattaattttatgaatcaatcaaaaagaaattataagcaattgaattttttatatgtttttttaaaagatattttaagttgtcaatcatcatgatttatagaattttttacgcatatttaaatatatataaaaaataaaaataagacaaataaattaaaatggagagaaaaaaataaacaaatgtaTGTGTAAGTGTGAAATCACATAGGTGAAACAGACATGTTGACCACCAGCTAGGTGGTTATCCACACTTATAGTTACGTAGTAGAATtattatcaagaaaataatatgcataatttatttttgataacaAATTCATGAATTGTCTGTTAATGTTATATTTACATTCTAAACTCTTAAGAATTTAATTACTACTTTTttcattcatatttatatgtcgttcttattaaaaatagatgtttcttaatatttatcatttcacaaaattaatGCATGCCACattattcttcctattttacccttgagaATTATTAGTCTTGAAAGCATGAATTTGACCACATAggaaaactaaataattaatacatgttcattgatcaatttaattaatcaaaataaattaatttatgttcatttattgaaaatttgaccTCAAAAGACCACTAAATAAGGAGGGTACAATGGTACACTTACCTAGTTTCTTAAGGGACGTAAAATCTAAAATAGTGACATATAAGTAGGAACGAAGGGAATATTTAGGATTATAATAAGCATTGATGTTTTTCAACCCTATAGCATTACTCTCTCTTTTTGtatgacatttattttccaatttttatttttttttattatgtttaaaaatagtATTAATTTTAAAGAACTATTAATTAAGCTAGTGATAAGGTGACTGACTGTATGGGACGGCTGACCTAGGGTTTTAAGCCAGCAGCTGTGCAGCTCTCATGGCTGCTACGACCACTGGACGGCCTCCTTTCGAGGCTGTCCAGCCCGCCCCACCACCCAAAACCACCACATACGCCACTCTTTTCAATTCCAatactataaatcctaaacaatctgccctaattaactcaaaaacaaTCGCAAAACCAATCGAAATAATTCATGGAGAACCTACTATCACGTTTTCAATGGAGGAAAGGCAAGACTTTATGATTGAAGAGGGATTGCATCAAGCAGTGGTGTTTAAATTATCCCATGGTGCGCCAGATTTGAAGGTATTAAGGTCAATTTTACCGAAACATCTTGGTACCAAGGGCAACTGTTTAATTGGCTTACTTGCTCCAAGACAAATTTTGTTGAGATTTGATCAATATGAAGATTATGTACTAGCATTATCTCGCTCAGTTAATTATCTTCTCTACAATGGAGAGGAGCACCAATGTAGGGTTTTTCCATGGTCCATTGGATATAATCCTAAGGAGGAAACGACGTTAGCTGTGGTTTGGATTTCTTTACCAAACTTATCTCCAGATTTGTTTGCAAAGAAGTCTTTGTTGTCTATAGCATCGGCAGTTGGGAAACCAATAGCTATAGATAAAGCTACTCAAATCAAGTCAAGACCTAGCACAGCTAGGGTCAAGGTTATACTTGATCTAATGGAAAAGCTTCCAAATCGTATAAGGTTGCAGTTTGTGGATGGAAAATCTGGTAAGTTGATCGAGGTTTTTCAGGAGATTGTATATGATAATCTACCTTTGTATTGCAATTATTGTAAGCACCAAGGTCATGATGAAGATAGTTGTCGTTTGATCtcaaaaagaaatcaaaataacaaacaaattgatgATACCATTGAAGTTGCTACAAAAGGTACTATTGATAGTGAAAAGTATCAAGGTGATGCGAGAGAAAtactaaatgaaaaaagaaaggttGTAGATATCAATCAAAGTAAAGCTACTTTGTTAGATCGGCAGTTGGTTGATGTCCCNNNNNNNNNNNNNNNNNNNNNNNNNNNNNNNNNNNNNNNNNNNNNNNNNNNNNNNNNNNNNNNNNNNNNNNNNNNNNNNNNNNNNNNNNNNNNNNNNNNNNNNNNNNNNNNNNNNNNNNNNNNNNNNNNNNNNNNNNNNNNNNNNNNNNNNNNNNNNNNNNNNNNNNNNNNNNNNNNNNNNNNNNNNNNNNNNNNNNNNNNNNNNNNNNNNNNNNNNNNNNNNNNNNNNNNNNNNNNNNNNNNNNNNNNNNNNNNNNNNNNNNNNNNNNNNNNNNNNNNNNNNNNNNNNNNNNNNNNNNNNNNNNNNNNNNNNNNNNNNNNNNNNNNNNNNNNNNNNNNNNNNNNNNNNNNNNNNNNNNNNNNNNNNNNNNNNNNNNNNNNNNNNNNNNNNNNNNNNNNNNNNNNNNNNNNNNNNNNNNNNNNNNNNNNNNNNNNNNNNNNNNNNNNNNNNNNNNNNNNNNNNNNNNNNNNNNNNNNNNNNNNNNNNNNNNNNNNNNNNNNNNNNNNNNNNNNNNNNNNNNNNNNNNNNNNNNNNNNNNNNNNNNNNNNNNNNNNNNNNNNNNNNNNNNNNNNNNNNNNNNNNNNNNNNNNNNNNNNNNNNNNNNNNNNNNNNNNNNNNNNNNNNNNNNNNNNNNNNNNNNNNNNNNNNNNNNNNNNNNNNNNNNNNNNNNNNNNNNNNNNNNNNNNNNNNNNNNNNNNNNNNNNNNNNNNNNNNNNNNNNNNNNNNNNNNNNNNNNNNNNNNNNNNNNNNNNNNNNNNNNNNNNNNNNNNNNNNNNNNNNNNNNNNNNNNNNNNNNNNNNNNNNNNNNNNNNNNNNNNNNNNNNNNNNNNNNNNNNNNNNNNNNNNNNNNNNNNNNNNNNNNNNNNNNNNNNNNNNNNNNNNNNNNNNNNNNNNNNNNNNNNNNNNNNNNNNNNNNNNNNNNNNNNNNNNNNNNNNNNNNNNNNNNNNNNNNNNNNNNNNNNNNNNNNNNNNNNNNNNNNNNNNNNNNNNNNNNNNNNNNNNNNNNNNNNNNNNNaaaaaaaaaaaaaaaaaaaaaaaaaaaaaaaaaaaaaaaaaaattttaaagattttaatttatcaaaaatctTGACATTAGAACCTATAGTTATGGGCCCAAATATGTTGATAtggagtgtttttttttttatcccaaagTAAAATTCCCTAATATTtcaaagagtaaaaaaaaagtatatcaaTATTTAGTTAAGTTACTCcacaagaaatcaaacaaaagaagtatatttttggttaaattataccacataatttaaaagaaagaagttttcttttgtttgttcttTCAATAACgtcaatttaataataaaaagcgattcaatatttttcaataagGAGTTTCTTCTTATTGTTCTTGCAAAAGTATTTGAAAGTTCAACAAtacaacttttttctttttttaaaaaaattactttgcAAAGAAAAACatgttatgatttttatttttttaaaatcaaaatttgggGCTTTTTATTAATAGAAGCAGGGAACAATACATCTCATTTGGGCCTAATGTCCAATTCTAATTACGACACGGATAAAGAAAGAGTTGCCAGTCTTGGACAGTAATCTTCCAGTTCCTTTAAAATTTTCGGCCAGTTACACGAACAATTCATTTTAGGCCTTCTGACCTTAATCAACATATATACATTTCTTGtaacatttaaaataataaagctTGGTATAGCTCTATAATATGGTTTCAACTCTGGTTTGACATTTGCTTCCCACCATAACATTATCACATGAGTTAGTGTTTCTTCATCCTGGTTTTCACAGCACCAGCATCTCGATGGACCTTCAACTCCCCATCTTCTCACTCTATCATCCTTTTATGTAGATAAATTGTATGTAGAATATAAACTCTAATAATTAAATACTGATGAATTGTATTTACACCTCACAAAGGGAAAATCTTATTTGAGTACTTACGTCGAgttaataaatatattcttGATTTAAATTAACTTGATGTTTTtcttgataaattatttattaagagtttatattttaaaattaatttattaattatactttaaaaatataaatatgactattaataatcataaatagttatttaatgatatatataatattaaaaaataattattttgaatatataagctaaataataaaattttattaaattatttaactatattatattatttaatatgcagataataaaaatgaaaatatgtgGAAACTCAATAATGTCATCATTGTATACATGTCAATGTGTAAAATTAAATGGACCCCACTGCACTAAATGATAGAAGACATAATTTGTAATTTAGTAGAAAAGTGTAGGTTTTTTTTCTAACGATGGTAAGAAGGCCCAAATAATAAGGCTGACAGTACAATATTTCTTTGCAAGCTGAACTTGCAGTATCTTTGAGGACCATAATACCCTTGATCTTTTCACTTAATGCCTAGAAACAACCATGTTGAAAGTGTTTCTTCTACTACTAGACTAGATAGATATGACCCGTGCTAACACGTGCCCAATATGTCATTTGGATGTGGTTACTTCGAtatagtttccttttttttttcttaaaaaaaatacagCTTTCTGTTTCTTTTTGATTAAAACTGGATGTAAATTCCCAGAGGATTCTAACGGACATACATCCAATCATGgattaatacaaaaaaaaatagtttggaCCAAAGAAGTTATATACTTGCAGTGTCAAAGCGTAAAAGTTAGAGAATTATAACTGTCAAGAGTTGCATTATAGTTGGTATTAGTGGTAGCACTAACCAAACATGTAGATCGGATAATTGAAGATTTAGCCACAAGTGGCATGCCTCTAATTAAAggttttcatattaataattgTCGAAAGCTGAAGGAGGATGAAAGACGTGAAGCGTATTTGATAATAGGAAAGCTAAATATACAAGCAAATCCCAATCGTCCTACATaacatttcttcattttatcttttatataaattaataatatttgtgtTAAATCAACAGAGAAGAAGTTGTCGCTTGAAGACATTCACCTTCATCAACTTGGCTTCTCCAACCATCAATCAAGTtcgattaatattttttcagttCCTCTTTGTCTAACTAAATTCGATAACAAGTAGTGAGGGGTACTGAATCTTCTTGTGGTAGTGAGTATTGCTCATACCTCATTGAGCAATCAACAAATTCGACTTCACAAGTACTCAACAAGAATGATTTTGCACTACTTAGACAAAGGCCACaatctaaaaattcaataaTGCAGTTGCAAGTAGCATGGCCATAAGCTAAAGCATCATTAGGATGAGGAGATGTTATAATCATAGCCTTGATTATATTTG from Solanum stenotomum isolate F172 unplaced genomic scaffold, ASM1918654v1 scaffold18646, whole genome shotgun sequence carries:
- the LOC125850695 gene encoding disease resistance protein RPP13-like, encoding REAWESLKRAFPDGKKGSRVIITTRKEDVAERADDRGFVHKLRFQSQEESWDLFCRKLLDVRAMVPEMESLAKDMVEKCGGLPLAIVVLSGLLSHKKGLNEWQMVKDHLWKNIKEDKSIEISNILSLSYNDLSTALKQCFLYFGILPEDQVLGADNIIRLWMAEGFIPRGQERMEDVAEGFLNELIRRSLVQVAYTSWERVTECRVHDLLHDLAIQKALEVNFFDIYDPRSHSISSLCIRHVIHSQGERYLSLDLSNLKLRSVMFFDPDFREMRLINFRSVFQHLYVLYLDIDELSIVPDAIGSLYHLKFLRLRGIRDVPSSIGNLKNLQTLVVNEGGYSCKLPCETADLINLRHLIAPYSKPLAHISKLTSLQVLKGVVCDQWKDVDPIDLVNLRELSMEFIKKSYSLNNISSLKNLSTLALLGEFDNPFPSLEFVNCCEKLQKLWLDGRIEKLPLFPNSITMMLLENSKLTEDPMPILGMLPNLRDLQLRRAYEGKEIMCSDNSFSQLEFLQLEYLWNLERWDLDTSAMPLIKGLGIHNCPNLKEIPERMKYVELLKRSNKYLKLFE
- the LOC125850693 gene encoding uncharacterized protein LOC125850693, producing the protein MAATTTGRPPFEAVQPAPPPKTTTYATLFNSNTINPKQSALINSKTIAKPIEIIHGEPTITFSMEERQDFMIEEGLHQAVVFKLSHGAPDLKVLRSILPKHLGTKGNCLIGLLAPRQILLRFDQYEDYVLALSRSVNYLLYNGEEHQCRVFPWSIGYNPKEETTLAVVWISLPNLSPDLFAKKSLLSIASAVGKPIAIDKATQIKSRPSTARVKVILDLMEKLPNRIRLQFVDGKSGKLIEVFQEIVYDNLPLYCNYCKHQGHDEDSCRLISKRNQNNKQIDDTIEVATKEAGNNTSHLGLMSNSNYDTDKERVASLGQ